Within the Medicago truncatula cultivar Jemalong A17 chromosome 4, MtrunA17r5.0-ANR, whole genome shotgun sequence genome, the region aacAGCAATAATACATAGTAGTATAGATCAACGTTCTATACTAAGAAGAAGTAGAACCACCAAAAACTATGATcatgaaagaaggaaaaatcaactTCATCATGTTCCTTGTTCATCTCAATTACCTATCAATCCTATGCCTTACTTTGAGAAGCATAGAAAGAGTACAACagataaacaaaaacaaagtagtAGTACCGAGATACGTAGAAAAAGCTCCAGTCATGTTAATGACATGTCTTCGACAAGATATCTCCTCGATGACGCGCCTGCGCCATTCATCGATTGGATATCTGAGTCCAGCAAAATGGTTTCTATGCATGATGTTAAAGACATGTCCTTggatatgaaaagaaaaaacgatTCTCATGCCCTAATTAGGACCTCTTCTTCACCTCTTGCTTCCAAGGACCaggtttttgttttagttttaattatgttttatgtttgttATTGTTTCTCAAAATAATGTGAAAAGTGAgagtaaattttgtttttcttttataatagtAGTTCTACTTCTAATTAATTGCGGTATGCAACTGTAATTGTTGTCGCAATATAAAAGTTTTAGAGGTCTCCACAACGATATCACAATCGCAGTTGCAATAGTATTGGTTGTAGTTGCTCTTATTTTGTCGCAATATTAAAGTTTGCGGCATAACTTGATCATAATTCACAGTTGCatacttctttcaattcttattatgaaaaacaattaactttttaggttcattgtataattgatgtatttaatttataatatagatCAGATATATCAGTTATTCAACTAACCTAAAAAATGAAttctttcttataataaggaccggagagATTACttatatatagttttaaattactttgatttttggttACTTGTTGCAGTAATGATCTATCTTTATGAAACCTATAGGTTGTGGTACTAAGGGTGTCATTGCATTGCAAAGCTTGCGAAGGAAAAGTTAGAAAACATATCTCAAAAATGGAAGGTGAGTTCTTGTTATATTAAATCATGAATAGTTTTTCTTTCCTTGTATTAAGTGTATAAAAATTTATGCTAAGCACAAATTATTTGGGTTAATAATGTTGTGTAGGAGTG harbors:
- the LOC25492466 gene encoding protein SODIUM POTASSIUM ROOT DEFECTIVE 3, with translation MHYLFFFPPSILERSFNYTPFSLHYIQLLLLKKPLLPTITHSLNIYKPNKSINLTSIQLISMKGMDMFCSSPSSTAIIHSSIDQRSILRRSRTTKNYDHERRKNQLHHVPCSSQLPINPMPYFEKHRKSTTDKQKQSSSTEIRRKSSSHVNDMSSTRYLLDDAPAPFIDWISESSKMVSMHDVKDMSLDMKRKNDSHALIRTSSSPLASKDQVVVLRVSLHCKACEGKVRKHISKMEGVRSFTIEMETKKVTIIGDVTPLDVLASVSKVKSAQLWSSTISSSSSSLSSSSSSTLAFPRLTQ